The following coding sequences are from one Shewanella putrefaciens window:
- the dnaX gene encoding DNA polymerase III subunit gamma/tau, translating into MSHHDMLSFKVPGAHAPIFVSHTLGSSMSYQVLARKWRPATFEQMVGQSHVLHALTNALSQQRLHHAYLFTGTRGVGKTSLARLFAKGLNCEQGVTATPCGVCGSCVEIAQGRFVDLIEVDAASRTKVDDTRELLDNVQYRPTRGRFKVYLIDEVHMLSRSSFNALLKTLEEPPEHVKFLLATTDPQKLPVTVLSRCLQFNLKSLTQDEIGTQLNHILTQEQLPFEVEALTLLAKAANGSMRDALSLTDQAIAFGGGTVMLTQVQTMLGSIDEQHVIALLKALTDADIKVLMQTSAQVLAYGADAQEVLRSLLELLHQITLTQFAPACAQQSLYSAQIRAFAEQLTPEQVQLYYQILLTGRKDLPHAPDPKSGLEMALLRAVAFVPEKPVKRWQVESPAEVSLPVGQTSTSLAALATSAAEKKTDLVEQPTDVNVHAAVEINAPSDTADSALFAEQTLIISQALSQGYKLSESIAPTSIEIPVAAISQSEDTKVETLVSTNEQAVVNNTDSDTQLDYVYGHGDYTQDVAPLDIYQDDYASFSSESYSSLTQETVAEQATINPVSPATQTSTQVENTTGVTIPTATGIAVDPSLGQSSFKQTATASLEDDDILSAVLAARESLLSDLDALSAKDGDEKKSSLDFKRKEPTIGPLSATRSDITTSPKAVKAVSQSVESIDSEFDFDDDFEPAPQRDGGFAQSVTQANKNPEASQPLTQNGQITQNGQKPSGEKPVSVDDPNDRPPWEAAPATNMQHPVVHPVSALEPVVPTAMQDELAPIDQAPHTPVSLMSEPIEDAVKESLTEPVTGLSNQTGLSVVQPVSGNPLDLHWYKLMASLDIGGRVRQLAVNSVCQAQSDPLPLLLKPDQKHLAADVAIVQLEQALTAALGNPRRVQVVIGSDPKRETPLELRKRFHQELLQQAQQSLIKDDNVQWLIQRLGAELDTDTLVYPPDLLNQRSQQIQALPEPELTNEFTQSEGKLALSKA; encoded by the coding sequence ATGTCACACCATGACATGTTATCTTTCAAAGTTCCCGGGGCGCATGCTCCCATTTTTGTATCACACACTCTGGGGAGTTCCATGTCATATCAGGTGTTAGCCAGAAAATGGCGCCCTGCCACATTTGAACAAATGGTTGGTCAAAGCCATGTATTGCATGCTTTAACCAATGCACTAAGTCAGCAGCGTTTACACCATGCTTACCTGTTTACAGGGACGCGAGGCGTAGGTAAAACCAGCTTAGCGCGACTCTTTGCCAAAGGCTTAAATTGCGAACAAGGTGTCACTGCCACCCCCTGCGGCGTATGCGGTAGTTGTGTTGAAATTGCCCAAGGTCGATTTGTCGATTTAATTGAAGTCGATGCAGCGTCCCGCACTAAGGTCGATGATACGCGCGAGCTGCTGGACAATGTGCAGTATCGCCCGACCCGTGGCCGTTTTAAGGTTTATCTTATCGACGAAGTGCATATGCTGTCGCGCAGCAGTTTTAACGCACTGCTTAAGACCTTAGAAGAACCCCCTGAGCACGTTAAATTTCTCCTCGCGACAACAGACCCACAGAAACTACCCGTGACTGTGTTATCCCGTTGCTTGCAGTTTAATTTAAAAAGTCTGACACAGGATGAAATTGGCACTCAGCTTAATCATATCTTGACGCAGGAGCAGCTCCCCTTTGAGGTTGAAGCGCTAACACTCCTTGCCAAAGCCGCCAATGGTAGTATGCGTGATGCGTTGAGCTTAACGGATCAGGCCATTGCTTTTGGTGGTGGTACTGTGATGCTCACACAAGTGCAGACCATGCTTGGTAGTATTGATGAGCAACACGTTATCGCCTTACTGAAAGCCTTAACGGATGCCGATATCAAAGTACTAATGCAAACCAGTGCCCAAGTGCTCGCGTACGGCGCCGATGCCCAAGAAGTGTTGCGCAGTTTGCTTGAGCTGTTACATCAAATTACTCTAACGCAGTTTGCCCCCGCTTGTGCTCAGCAGTCCTTATACAGCGCACAAATTCGTGCTTTTGCTGAGCAATTAACGCCGGAGCAAGTACAGCTTTATTATCAGATCCTATTAACGGGTCGCAAGGATTTACCCCATGCCCCCGATCCTAAATCAGGCCTAGAAATGGCACTCTTACGGGCCGTTGCCTTTGTGCCAGAAAAGCCCGTTAAACGCTGGCAAGTCGAATCGCCAGCCGAGGTGAGTTTACCTGTAGGGCAAACATCAACTTCATTGGCGGCGTTAGCGACATCGGCAGCTGAAAAAAAAACAGATTTAGTTGAACAACCTACAGATGTTAACGTACATGCTGCAGTTGAGATTAATGCACCTTCGGATACAGCAGATAGCGCTTTGTTCGCAGAGCAAACGCTGATCATTAGCCAAGCCCTAAGTCAGGGATATAAGTTATCTGAATCCATTGCACCAACAAGCATCGAGATACCTGTCGCTGCGATATCGCAAAGTGAAGATACCAAAGTCGAAACACTGGTCTCAACCAATGAGCAGGCAGTTGTAAATAACACTGACAGTGATACCCAATTAGATTATGTCTATGGCCATGGGGATTACACCCAAGATGTCGCGCCATTGGATATTTATCAAGATGATTATGCGAGCTTTTCTTCTGAGTCATACAGTTCGTTGACTCAGGAAACGGTGGCTGAACAAGCGACTATTAACCCTGTTAGCCCTGCAACTCAAACCTCAACTCAAGTTGAAAATACCACTGGAGTCACTATTCCAACCGCCACAGGCATCGCAGTGGATCCCTCTTTAGGGCAATCCAGTTTCAAGCAAACTGCCACAGCCTCGTTGGAGGATGACGATATTTTATCGGCGGTATTAGCTGCAAGAGAGTCGCTGTTGTCGGATCTCGATGCCTTGAGCGCGAAGGATGGTGATGAAAAAAAGTCTTCACTGGATTTTAAACGTAAAGAGCCAACTATTGGCCCGTTATCTGCCACCAGATCAGATATAACCACTTCTCCTAAAGCGGTAAAGGCGGTATCTCAGTCTGTAGAATCCATTGACTCAGAATTTGATTTTGACGATGATTTTGAGCCCGCGCCACAGAGGGATGGAGGCTTCGCTCAAAGCGTTACACAAGCAAACAAAAATCCAGAAGCATCGCAACCTTTAACACAAAATGGGCAAATAACACAAAATGGGCAAAAACCTTCGGGGGAAAAGCCCGTCAGCGTCGATGATCCCAATGATCGTCCGCCTTGGGAGGCTGCCCCTGCTACAAATATGCAGCATCCTGTGGTACACCCTGTTTCAGCGTTGGAGCCAGTAGTTCCTACTGCAATGCAAGATGAATTGGCACCAATTGATCAGGCTCCCCATACGCCCGTTTCACTTATGAGCGAGCCTATAGAGGATGCGGTCAAGGAATCATTAACTGAACCAGTAACGGGTTTGTCGAATCAAACCGGACTGAGTGTGGTGCAGCCAGTAAGTGGTAATCCATTGGATTTACATTGGTATAAGTTAATGGCGAGTTTAGATATTGGCGGTCGAGTACGCCAACTTGCGGTTAATTCAGTATGCCAAGCGCAAAGCGATCCACTGCCATTACTGTTAAAACCCGATCAAAAACACTTAGCAGCCGATGTCGCAATCGTGCAATTAGAACAAGCATTGACGGCGGCGCTCGGGAACCCAAGGCGAGTACAAGTAGTCATAGGAAGCGATCCAAAGCGAGAAACACCCCTTGAGTTACGTAAGCGTTTTCATCAAGAACTATTACAACAGGCACAGCAGTCGTTAATTAAAGACGATAATGTTCAATGGCTTATTCAGCGTTTGGGTGCAGAGCTTGATACCGATACTTTAGTGTATCCTCCCGATCTGTTAAACCAACGGAGCCAGCAGATCCAAGCGTTACCTGAACCAGAGTTGACGAATGAGTTCACTCAGAGCGAGGGTAAACTAGCGCTAAGTAAGGCTTAA
- the apt gene encoding adenine phosphoribosyltransferase, protein MAMNTETLSLIKQSIKTIPNYPKEGILFRDVTSLLENAAAYKAAIDLLVEHYRGQGFTKIVGTEARGFLFGAPLALELGIGFVPVRKPGKLPRATISQSYELEYGHDSLEIHTDAISANDKVLVVDDLLATGGTIEATVKLIRQLGGEVKDAAFVISLPDLGGEARLTALGLELVKLCEFEGE, encoded by the coding sequence ATGGCTATGAATACAGAAACCTTATCCTTGATAAAGCAAAGCATTAAAACGATTCCGAACTATCCTAAGGAAGGGATCCTATTTCGCGATGTCACCAGTTTACTTGAGAATGCCGCAGCCTATAAAGCGGCCATCGATTTATTGGTTGAACATTATCGTGGTCAAGGTTTTACCAAAATTGTCGGCACTGAAGCCCGTGGTTTCTTATTTGGTGCACCACTTGCTTTAGAATTAGGCATTGGTTTTGTGCCCGTTCGTAAACCCGGTAAATTACCCCGAGCGACTATCAGCCAAAGCTATGAACTTGAATATGGTCACGATAGCCTAGAAATTCATACTGATGCGATTAGCGCAAATGACAAAGTGCTCGTTGTTGACGATTTACTCGCAACCGGTGGTACGATTGAAGCGACGGTAAAACTTATCCGCCAATTAGGTGGTGAAGTGAAAGATGCTGCTTTTGTGATTTCATTACCCGATTTAGGCGGTGAGGCGCGTTTAACGGCATTAGGGCTTGAGTTGGTTAAACTTTGTGAGTTTGAAGGCGAATAA
- a CDS encoding YbaN family protein, translating to MVLKRGFFLLLGLTALALGLLGIVLPLLPTVPFILLAAFCFARSSERLHMWLMAHPWFADALTQWQQQGAIRKGLKRKAMLISALSFSISIMLVPIMWVKGMLIAMALILLWYLKSIPEVE from the coding sequence ATGGTATTGAAGCGCGGATTTTTTTTACTTTTGGGATTAACAGCTTTAGCCCTTGGATTACTTGGCATAGTGTTGCCCCTGTTACCGACAGTCCCTTTTATTTTGCTGGCTGCGTTTTGTTTTGCCCGTTCGAGCGAGCGTTTACATATGTGGTTGATGGCTCACCCTTGGTTTGCCGATGCATTAACCCAATGGCAGCAACAAGGTGCAATACGCAAAGGCTTAAAGCGTAAAGCAATGCTGATTAGTGCTCTGAGTTTTAGCATCAGCATTATGCTGGTGCCCATTATGTGGGTAAAAGGAATGCTCATTGCTATGGCATTGATTTTACTTTGGTATCTCAAAAGTATTCCCGAAGTTGAATAA
- a CDS encoding HvfC family RiPP maturation protein: MNFKQVQQSFIDYIRDPAKPLPAGTSIERMQVYRELFFSNVMGFVSNGFPVLKSLYTQNDWLILVQDFFSQHDCQSPLFIDIAGEFLDFLQQEYQLKNTDPVFMLELAHYEWLELVVAVAQQDAKEVELKPENIQDLPLCLSSTARVAQYHYPVQLIRDDFCPTACLDTPVFFCIYQDEDSEVRFLQLNPLSAQVLAYLAEQGLMSFDGIVNWLTITYPQITPEALAQGCLQLLEQLAIKGIVRTHQS, from the coding sequence GTGAATTTTAAACAGGTTCAGCAGTCTTTTATCGACTATATTCGCGACCCTGCTAAGCCATTACCGGCTGGGACATCCATTGAGCGAATGCAGGTTTACCGTGAATTATTTTTTAGTAATGTGATGGGGTTTGTCTCTAACGGTTTTCCGGTTTTGAAGAGTTTATACACCCAGAATGATTGGTTGATTTTGGTACAAGATTTTTTTAGTCAGCACGACTGCCAGTCTCCACTTTTCATCGATATCGCTGGGGAGTTCCTCGATTTTCTGCAACAGGAATACCAACTTAAAAATACTGATCCTGTGTTTATGTTGGAGTTGGCTCATTATGAGTGGCTTGAACTTGTCGTTGCAGTCGCACAACAGGATGCTAAGGAAGTGGAGCTCAAGCCTGAAAACATTCAAGATCTCCCGCTGTGCCTTTCGTCTACAGCGAGGGTCGCGCAGTACCATTATCCAGTGCAACTTATTCGTGATGACTTTTGTCCTACAGCATGCCTTGATACGCCAGTATTTTTTTGTATTTACCAAGATGAAGATAGCGAAGTCCGTTTTTTGCAATTAAACCCACTAAGTGCCCAAGTGTTAGCCTATCTTGCAGAGCAAGGCTTGATGAGTTTTGATGGTATAGTCAATTGGTTAACAATAACTTATCCGCAGATAACGCCTGAGGCTTTAGCACAAGGTTGTTTGCAGCTACTCGAACAGTTAGCCATCAAAGGCATAGTGCGAACTCATCAGTCTTAG
- a CDS encoding HvfB family MNIO-type RiPP peptide maturase, translating to MRNPYLEQVGLGLRREMLTEFCHQVPSTIQFFEVAPENWMTLGGKYGKQFRQLTEQHTFYCHGLSLSIGSPAPLDVEFVRRVKAFMDLHKIQVYSEHLSYCSGQGHLYDLMPIPFTDTAVKYVAARVKQVEDILERPLILENVSFYAAPAAQMTELQFLNAVLEEADCKLLLDINNIYVNSINHRYDANVFLNAMPTERIAYLHIAGHYKQAEDLIIDTHGADINDPVWALLQTCYAKHGVLPTLLERDFNLPPTSELLREIEQIHQHQAIAFNSAVAKRSA from the coding sequence ATGAGAAATCCATATCTTGAGCAGGTTGGGCTTGGCCTTCGGCGGGAAATGCTAACGGAGTTTTGCCATCAAGTGCCCAGTACCATTCAATTTTTTGAAGTTGCACCTGAGAATTGGATGACCCTTGGTGGTAAATATGGCAAGCAGTTTCGTCAGCTTACGGAGCAACATACTTTTTATTGTCATGGGCTTAGCTTATCCATTGGTAGTCCAGCGCCCTTAGATGTCGAGTTTGTTCGCCGTGTAAAAGCCTTTATGGATTTGCACAAAATTCAAGTGTACTCCGAACATTTAAGTTACTGCTCAGGCCAAGGCCATTTATATGACTTGATGCCTATACCGTTTACCGATACCGCAGTCAAATATGTGGCAGCACGGGTTAAGCAGGTTGAAGATATCTTAGAGCGACCACTTATTTTAGAAAATGTCTCTTTTTACGCAGCGCCTGCTGCACAGATGACAGAGCTTCAATTCTTAAATGCAGTACTGGAAGAGGCTGACTGTAAGCTGCTTTTGGATATCAATAATATTTATGTAAACTCGATAAATCATCGCTACGATGCCAATGTCTTTTTAAATGCAATGCCCACTGAGCGTATCGCTTATTTACATATTGCTGGGCACTATAAACAAGCAGAGGATCTGATTATCGATACCCATGGTGCCGATATTAATGATCCCGTGTGGGCACTATTACAAACTTGCTATGCCAAGCATGGGGTGTTACCGACGTTATTAGAGCGGGATTTTAATTTACCACCCACCTCTGAGCTATTACGCGAGATTGAACAAATTCATCAACATCAAGCGATTGCGTTTAATTCGGCTGTTGCGAAAAGGAGTGCTTAG
- a CDS encoding HvfA family oxazolone/thioamide-modified RiPP metallophore — MNSVKKTAAAVALGTVVVSSAFAVNAQTNPFGFQTMDAGYQIVGSEGKCGEGKCGEGMKKAADKAKEGKCGEGKCGGDMKKAVDKAKEGKCGEGKCGGDMKKAVDKAKEGKCGEGKCGGDMKKAAEKVEEVKKEVK; from the coding sequence ATGAACTCAGTTAAGAAAACCGCCGCCGCAGTTGCATTAGGTACTGTTGTTGTCAGCTCTGCTTTTGCTGTAAACGCACAAACCAATCCATTTGGTTTTCAAACTATGGATGCAGGCTATCAAATCGTTGGATCTGAAGGTAAGTGTGGTGAGGGTAAATGTGGCGAAGGAATGAAAAAAGCCGCAGATAAAGCTAAAGAAGGCAAATGCGGGGAAGGCAAGTGTGGCGGCGATATGAAAAAAGCCGTTGATAAAGCTAAAGAAGGCAAATGCGGGGAAGGCAAGTGTGGCGGCGATATGAAAAAAGCCGTTGATAAAGCCAAAGAAGGCAAATGCGGAGAAGGCAAATGTGGTGGTGATATGAAGAAAGCCGCAGAAAAAGTGGAAGAGGTTAAAAAAGAAGTAAAATAA
- the dusC gene encoding tRNA dihydrouridine(16) synthase DusC yields MRVILAPMEGVVDDLMRDILSAINPYDLLVTEFVRVVDQLLPEKVFLKLCPELHNQGNTPSGTPVRVQLLGQEPQCMGENALRAVELGSHGVDANFGCPAKMVNRSNGGAVLLQYPDSIHDIVRAMRQAVPSEHPVTAKIRLGYEDKSLFMENALAVYEAGATELAIHARSKVDGYKPPAYWEYITEVRKRLPIPVIANGEIWNSDDAKRCMAVTGCDSIMIGRGAISLPNLADTIKTGAAPYTWAQTLALMLSYTQRELNGRKSDYYPARIKQWFTYLNRQYPEADTLFRTLRVHKTTEDIVRELEAAHNALPKTH; encoded by the coding sequence GTGCGTGTGATTTTGGCTCCAATGGAAGGTGTGGTAGACGATTTGATGCGTGACATTCTCTCAGCAATCAATCCCTACGACTTACTTGTCACTGAATTTGTACGAGTGGTAGATCAACTTCTGCCAGAGAAAGTTTTTCTTAAACTTTGCCCTGAATTACACAATCAGGGGAATACACCATCAGGTACGCCAGTACGTGTTCAATTACTCGGTCAAGAACCCCAATGTATGGGAGAAAATGCCCTACGAGCAGTAGAGCTAGGTTCCCATGGCGTCGATGCCAACTTTGGTTGTCCGGCGAAAATGGTTAACCGCAGTAACGGTGGCGCTGTACTCCTGCAATATCCAGATAGTATTCACGATATTGTCCGCGCAATGCGTCAAGCCGTGCCCAGCGAGCACCCTGTTACGGCAAAAATCCGCCTAGGTTATGAAGATAAATCACTCTTTATGGAAAATGCCTTGGCTGTCTATGAAGCGGGGGCAACCGAACTTGCCATTCATGCACGCAGTAAAGTTGATGGCTATAAACCTCCCGCCTATTGGGAATACATTACTGAGGTGAGAAAACGTCTGCCTATCCCAGTGATTGCTAACGGGGAAATTTGGAACAGTGATGATGCCAAGCGTTGTATGGCCGTGACTGGCTGCGATAGCATTATGATTGGTCGTGGCGCCATTTCATTGCCCAATTTAGCTGACACCATAAAAACAGGAGCCGCACCTTATACTTGGGCGCAAACCTTAGCGCTTATGCTCAGTTATACTCAAAGGGAACTCAATGGCCGTAAAAGCGATTATTACCCCGCACGAATCAAACAGTGGTTTACCTACCTCAATCGACAATATCCTGAAGCGGATACCCTTTTTAGAACATTAAGAGTCCATAAAACAACCGAAGACATCGTCAGAGAACTTGAAGCGGCACACAATGCTTTACCAAAAACACATTAA
- a CDS encoding TraR/DksA family transcriptional regulator: MSTTHIRHELSELEANLRKEIGALPQFLEVLGTHYANLSLGELIDQLAQSPLAEHPLFCQLNKLDAAICQLDLGLYGLCSDCEAEIEIERLNQDPTEQRCATCAEHYQHEHRHELRLTH, translated from the coding sequence GTGAGCACCACCCATATCAGACATGAATTGTCAGAGCTTGAGGCTAATCTAAGGAAAGAAATCGGCGCGCTCCCGCAGTTCCTTGAAGTACTCGGGACGCATTATGCCAACCTAAGTTTAGGCGAATTGATCGATCAATTGGCACAAAGTCCCTTGGCCGAACACCCTCTTTTCTGCCAACTAAATAAACTTGATGCCGCGATCTGTCAGCTTGACTTAGGTCTCTATGGCCTGTGCTCAGATTGTGAAGCAGAAATAGAAATTGAACGCTTAAATCAAGATCCCACCGAACAACGCTGCGCCACCTGTGCAGAACACTACCAGCATGAGCACCGTCACGAGCTACGACTTACTCACTAA
- the ushA gene encoding bifunctional UDP-sugar hydrolase/5'-nucleotidase UshA: MINKLIKGLVATAVLAALAGCNNSDDDKIPTTCAEAGSACKAFTILHTNDNHGRFWENSDGEYGLAAQKTLVDQIRAEVSKNGGQTLLLSGGDINTGVPESDLQDAIPDFTGMNKIGYDAMAVGNHEFDNPLSVLDMQRRLAEFPMLAANIYRKNTDGSQGERYFDAYKIFNVNGLKIAVIGLTTEDTAKIGNPEFISDLIFTDPKVEIAKVIKEIKDAKSADIIFATTHMGHYADGQNGSNAPGDVALARALKEGDLQVVIGGHSQNPVCMESGSENKVYADFKPGDECAPDKQNGTWIMQAHEWGKYVGRADFEYFNGELHLASYKLVPVNMRKLDEKGAKTTELAGAKIEPDTELKELLSYYQEKGQAKLDEVIATTDALLDGERANVRNKQTNLGRMLAMAQSGKVSADFGVMNSGGVRASIQPGNITYRDVLTVQPFGNMVTLNEMTGTEVTAYLGAVGSIQINNGGYAQITGVKMTIDCVAKTANISQINGKDFSVGATYKFTVPSFNAAGGDGYPKLASPIQTGYVDADLLYTFLKDKQTIVAADYNPVGDIVYENSSSVEGCKL, encoded by the coding sequence ATGATAAATAAGCTTATTAAAGGATTAGTTGCAACGGCTGTGCTTGCAGCTCTCGCAGGTTGTAACAATAGTGATGATGATAAAATTCCAACAACATGTGCTGAAGCAGGGAGTGCGTGTAAAGCATTCACTATTTTACATACCAATGATAACCATGGTCGTTTCTGGGAAAATAGTGACGGCGAATATGGTTTAGCAGCGCAGAAAACACTTGTAGACCAGATTCGTGCTGAAGTGAGCAAGAATGGCGGTCAAACTTTATTATTATCGGGTGGTGATATCAATACTGGTGTACCAGAATCAGATTTACAAGATGCTATTCCTGATTTTACCGGTATGAATAAAATTGGTTATGACGCAATGGCCGTTGGTAACCATGAATTTGATAATCCGTTATCAGTACTTGATATGCAGCGCCGTCTTGCAGAATTTCCAATGTTGGCTGCCAATATATACCGTAAAAATACCGATGGTAGTCAAGGTGAGCGCTATTTTGATGCCTATAAAATTTTTAATGTTAACGGTTTAAAAATTGCTGTCATCGGTTTAACTACCGAAGATACTGCTAAAATTGGTAACCCTGAATTTATTAGCGATCTGATTTTTACTGATCCCAAAGTTGAAATTGCTAAGGTCATCAAAGAAATTAAAGATGCCAAATCGGCTGATATTATTTTCGCAACGACACACATGGGCCACTATGCTGACGGTCAAAATGGCAGTAACGCTCCAGGTGATGTTGCTCTCGCACGCGCGCTGAAAGAAGGTGATTTGCAAGTTGTTATTGGTGGCCACTCACAGAATCCTGTTTGTATGGAATCTGGCAGTGAAAACAAAGTTTACGCCGATTTTAAGCCCGGTGATGAGTGTGCTCCAGATAAGCAAAATGGTACGTGGATTATGCAAGCCCATGAATGGGGTAAATATGTAGGCCGAGCTGATTTTGAATATTTCAACGGTGAGCTACATCTAGCAAGCTACAAACTTGTGCCTGTTAACATGCGTAAACTGGATGAGAAAGGTGCTAAAACTACCGAGTTAGCTGGTGCTAAAATTGAACCAGATACTGAGTTAAAAGAGTTACTGTCTTACTATCAAGAAAAAGGGCAAGCTAAGCTAGATGAAGTGATTGCAACGACGGATGCCCTGTTAGATGGTGAACGCGCAAACGTGCGTAATAAACAAACTAACTTAGGCCGTATGTTAGCGATGGCGCAAAGTGGTAAAGTGTCTGCAGACTTCGGTGTGATGAACTCGGGTGGTGTGCGCGCCTCAATCCAACCAGGTAATATTACTTACCGTGACGTACTTACCGTTCAACCGTTTGGTAACATGGTGACATTGAACGAAATGACAGGGACTGAAGTTACAGCTTATCTAGGGGCTGTGGGCAGCATTCAGATCAATAATGGTGGTTATGCACAAATCACAGGTGTGAAAATGACCATTGACTGTGTGGCTAAGACCGCCAATATCAGTCAAATCAATGGTAAAGATTTTAGTGTCGGAGCAACCTATAAGTTCACTGTGCCGAGTTTTAATGCTGCTGGTGGTGACGGTTATCCGAAATTAGCAAGCCCAATTCAAACGGGTTATGTTGATGCTGATTTACTGTATACATTCTTAAAAGACAAACAAACGATCGTTGCTGCAGACTATAATCCTGTAGGCGACATCGTTTATGAAAACTCATCAAGTGTTGAAGGTTGTAAACTGTAA
- a CDS encoding alpha/beta hydrolase — protein MSASLERIVVEPKTPATAVVIWLHGLGDSGAGFAPVVPALGLPSHHSIRFIFPHAPEQAVTINGGYVMRAWYDIKSMDLHDRADMQGVLASELHVNALINEQIAAGIPSERIVLAGFSQGGVMSLFSGLRFEKRLAGIMALSCYLPTADVLPTELSIVNRDTPILQQHGVQDDVVPLSAGALAKDALISDGYQVQWQTYPMAHSVIPAQLNDIRQWLLQQFEM, from the coding sequence ATGTCAGCTTCTCTTGAGCGTATTGTCGTTGAGCCTAAGACGCCTGCTACGGCCGTGGTCATTTGGTTACATGGATTAGGGGATTCGGGGGCAGGATTTGCCCCTGTTGTGCCAGCCTTAGGGTTACCCAGTCATCATAGCATTCGGTTTATTTTTCCCCATGCACCAGAGCAAGCTGTAACCATCAATGGCGGCTACGTCATGCGAGCTTGGTATGATATTAAAAGCATGGATTTACATGACAGAGCCGATATGCAAGGGGTTTTGGCATCAGAGTTACATGTTAACGCATTGATTAATGAACAAATCGCGGCAGGTATTCCGAGTGAACGCATTGTCTTGGCTGGATTTAGCCAAGGGGGCGTGATGAGCTTATTCTCAGGGCTACGTTTTGAAAAAAGGCTTGCTGGTATCATGGCGTTATCTTGTTATTTACCGACAGCCGATGTGTTACCGACGGAATTGAGTATAGTTAACCGTGATACTCCGATATTACAACAGCACGGTGTGCAGGATGATGTTGTCCCGCTATCTGCGGGAGCCTTAGCCAAAGATGCTTTAATATCGGATGGATATCAAGTGCAGTGGCAAACTTACCCCATGGCACATTCGGTTATTCCTGCCCAGTTAAACGATATTCGTCAGTGGTTATTACAGCAATTTGAAATGTAG
- a CDS encoding DUF3389 family protein, translated as MVIDFSQGKLIVTEFEVQVRLNVASIVLQASAEDIGLRRQPPMLIADGGGVRWSLVLDSNTQLRAIQDVLGMDAE; from the coding sequence ATGGTGATAGATTTTTCGCAGGGTAAGCTCATCGTCACTGAGTTCGAAGTGCAAGTGCGGCTCAATGTTGCCAGTATCGTACTGCAAGCGAGTGCGGAGGATATAGGTTTGCGACGTCAGCCACCTATGTTGATCGCCGATGGTGGCGGTGTGCGTTGGAGCTTAGTATTGGACTCAAATACCCAGTTACGTGCGATTCAAGATGTGCTGGGAATGGATGCGGAATAA